In one window of Ovis aries strain OAR_USU_Benz2616 breed Rambouillet chromosome 3, ARS-UI_Ramb_v3.0, whole genome shotgun sequence DNA:
- the BAZ2A gene encoding bromodomain adjacent to zinc finger domain protein 2A isoform X6, giving the protein MCGYNGSVPSVESLHQEVSVLVPDPTVSCLDDPSHLPDQLEDTPILSEVSLEPFNALAPEPVSGGLYGIDDTELMGAEDKLPLEDSPVISALDCPSLNNATAFSLLADDSQTSASLFASPTSPPVLGESVLQDNSFDLNNGSDAEQEEMETQASDFPPLTQPAPDQSSTIQLHPATSPAVSPTASSAISLAVSPAASPEISPAISPAAFPVVSPASSAALPPVSSEVSLTASPVTSPKASPAASPAAVFPTVSPADKDISSVPETTADLEDTTVGVPPSGSGDVLRRRIATPEEVRLPLQHGWRREVRIKKGSHRWQGETWYYGPCGKRMKQFPEVIKYLSRNVVHNVRREHFSFSPRMPVGDFFEERDTPEGLQWVQLSAEEIPSRIQAITGKRGRPRNTEKAKTKEVPKVKRGRGRPPKVKITELLNKTDTRLLKKLEAQETLNEEDKAKMCKIKKKIKQKVQRGECQTTNQGQAKNKRKQETKSLKQKETKKKSKAEKEKVKTKQEKLKEKVKREKKEKVKMKEKEEVAKTKPTGKADKVLATQRRLEERQRQQMILEEMKKPTEDMCLTDHQPLPDFSRIPGLILPSGAFSDCLTIVEFLHSFGKVLGFDPAKDVPSLGVLQEGLLCQGDSLGEVQDLLVRLLKAALCDPGLPSYCQSLKILGEKVSEIPLTRDNVSEILRCFLMAYGVEPALCDSLRTQPFQAQPPQQKAAVLAFLVHELNGSTLIINEIDKTLESMSSYRKNKWIVEGRLRRLKTVLAKRTGRPEVELQGPEEGLGRRRSSRIMEETSGMEEEEEEETAAAVHGRRGRRDGEVDITASSIPELERQIEKLSKRQLFFRKKLLHSSQMLRAVSLGQDRYRRRYWVLPYLTGIFVEGTEGSLVPEDVIKQETDSLKVATHSTTSPASFSLKRELAGSSTSASSPARARGRPRKTKPGSMQPRHLKSHSKGQGSEEPQTQLQPETQSHPQLQAHAQPQLQSHPHAHNGFLEPEGSPLSLGQSQHDLSQSAFLSWLSQTQNHGSLLSSSVLTPDSSPGKLDPAPSHAPEEPEPDETEASPDSQAPWFSFSAQMPCNAVPTPPPAVSEDQPTLSPQLPASSKPVSRASAANSYSPGPFSSTPLLGIAHKRRAGDPGETPQSPTGQGQPKRRGRPPSKFFKQMEQRYLTQLTAQPVPPEMRSGWWWIRDPETLDATLKALHPRGIREKALHKHLNKHRDFLQEVCLRPSTDPIFEPSQLPAFEEGIVSWTPKEKTYETDLAVLQWVEELEQRVILSDLQIRGWTCPSPDSTREDLAYCEHLADSQEDITWRGRGKEGLAPQRKTTNPLDLAVMRLAALEQNVERRYLREPLWPAHEVVLEKALLSTPSSAPQCTPAEISYEITPRVRAWRQTLERCRSAAQVCLCLGQLERSIAWEKSVNKVTCLVCRKGDNDEFLLLCDGCDRGCHIYCLRPKMEAVPEGDWFCAVCLAQVEGELTQKSGFPKRGQKRKSSYVLTFPEGDNRRRRLLPRGRESPAVPRYSEEGLSPSKRRRVSMRNHHSDLTFCEIILMEMESHDAAWPFLEPVNPRLVSGYRRIIKNPMDFSTMRERLLRGGYTSSEEFAADALLVFDNCQTFNEDDSEVGKAGHIMRRFFESRWEEFYQGKQANL; this is encoded by the exons ATGTGTGGCTACAACGGCTCCGTCCCTTCTGTGGAATCATTACACCAGGAGGTCTCAGTCTTGGTCCCTGATCCCACAGTGAGCTGCTTAGATGATCCTTCGCATCTTCCTGATCAACTGGAAGACACTCCAATCCTCAGTGAAGTCTCTCTTGAGCCCTTCAACGCTCTGGCACCGG AGCCAGTGAGTGGAGGACTCTACGGTATAGATGACACGGAGCTGATGGGTGCAGAGGACAAGCTGCCTCTGGAGGACAGCCCTGTGATATCTGCCCTTGATTGCCCTTCCCTCAATAATGCCACTGCCTTCAGTCTCCTGGCAGATGACAGTCAAACTTCAGCCTCTCTTTTTGCCAGCCCCACCTCTCCACCTGTCCTCGGGGAGTCTGTTCTGCAAG ATAATAGCTTTGACCTGAATAATGGTAGTGATGCAGAACAGGAAGAAATGGAGACTCAGGCTTCAGACTTCCCACCTCTGACCCAGCCAGCCCCTGACCAGTCATCCACTATTCAGCTACATCCAGCAACCTCGCCAGCAGTCTCACCAACAGCCTCCTCAGCAATTTCCCTGGCAGTGTCTCCAGCAGCCTCTCCAGAAATTTCCCCAGCCATCTCCCCAGCAGCCTTCCCAGTGGTCTCTCCAGCTTCCTCAGCAGCACTCCCACCAGTCTCCTCAGAAGTCTCCTTGACAGCCTCCCCAGTGACCTCCCCCAAAGCCTCTCCTGCCGCTTCCCCGGCAGCTGTCTTCCCGACAGTCTCCCCAGCAGACAAGGATATCAGCAGCGTCCCTGAAACAACTGCTGACCTGGAAGACACCACTGTAGGAGTCCCTCCCTCTGGTAGCG GTGATGTCCTGAGGAGACGTATTGCTACCCCAGAAGAAGTTCGTCTTCCCCTCCAACATGG ATGGCGGAGAGAGGTGCGCATCAAGAAGGGCAGCCACCGGTGGCAGGGGGAGACCTGGTATTACGGCCCTTGTGGGAAGAGGATGAAACAGTTCCCGGAAGTGATCAAG TACCTGAGCCGCAACGTGGTACACAACGTCCGTCGGGagcacttcagcttcagtcccCGTATGCCTGTTGGTGATTTCTTTGAAGAGAGAGACACACCAGAG GGCTTGCAGTGGGTACAGCTCTCAGCAGAGGAGATCCCATCCAGGATTCAGGCAATTACTGGGAAACGGGGCCGACCTCGAAACACTGAGAAGGCCAagaccaaggaagtccccaaggTGAAACGGGGCCGTGGTCGGCCACCCAAGGTCAAAATCACTGAGCTGTTGAATAAGACAGACACCCGCCTCCTAAAGAAACTGGAGGCCCAAG AAACACTGAATGAGGAGGATAAAGCAAAGATGTGTAAAATCAAGAAGAAGATAAAGCAGAAGGTGCAGCGGGGAGAGTGTCAGACTACTAACCAAGGGCAG GCCAAAAACAAGAGGAAACAAGAGACCAAGAGCTTAAAGCAGAAGGAAACCAAGAAGAAATCCAAG GCTGAGAAGGAGAAGGTaaaaacaaagcaggaaaaactgaaggaaaaagtcaagagggagaagaaggagaaggtaaaaatgaaggaaaaggaggaggtgGCCAAGACCAAGCCAACGGGTAAAGCAGATAAAGTGCTGGCCACACAGAGGCGCTTGGAGGAGCGGCAGAGGCAGCAGATGATCTTGGAGGAGATGAAGAAGCCCACAGAGGACATGTGTCTGACTGACCACCAG CCGCTGCCTGACTTCTCACGCATCCCTGGTCTGATCCTGCCTAGTGGGGCCTTCTCAGACTGCTTGACCATTGTGGAGTTCCTGCACAGCTTCGGCAAGGTGCTGGGCTTTGACCCTGCCAAAGATGTCCCTAGTCTGGGGGTCCTGCAGGAGGGGCTCCTGTGTCAAGGCGACAGCTTGGGCGAGGTGCAGGATCTCCTGGTGCGACTCCTGAAAgcggctctctgtgaccctggcCTGCCCTCCTATTGTCAG TCCTTAAAGATCTTGGGGGAGAAGGTGTCCGAGATCCCACTAACAAGAGACAATGTGTCTGAGATCCTGCGCTGCTTCCTCATGGCATATGGAGTGGAGCCAGCCCTCTGTGACAGCCTGCGCACCCAGCCTTTTCAAGCCCAGCCACCCCAACAGAAGGCTGCTGTTCTGGCCTTCCTTGTGCATGAGCTCAATGGCTCCACCCTCATCATCAA TGAGATTGACAAGACTCTAGAGAGTATGTCCAGCTACAGGAAAAACAAGTGGATTGTTGAAGGCCGGCTGCGGAG ATTGAAAACTGTTCTGGCCAAGCGAACGGGGCGACCTGAGGTAGAGCTGCAGGGGCCAGAGGAAGGCCTGGGGCGGAGGCGCAGTTCTCGGATCATGGAGGAGACCAGTGGcatggaagaggaggaagaggaggagactgCAGCTGCTGTCCATGGCCGTAGGGGTCGAAGGGATGGAGAG GTTGATATCACAGCATCTAGCATCCCGGAGCTAGAGCGCCAGATAGAAAAACTGAGCAAG CGTCAGCTCTTCTTTCGAAAAAAGCTGCTTCACTCATCCCAGATGCTTCGAGCAGTCTCCTTGGGTCAGGACCGCTACAGACGCCGCTACTGGGTGTTGCCCTACTTGACTGGTATCTTTGTGGAAGGAACAGAGGGAAGCTTAG TTCCTGAGGATGTGATAAAACAGGAAACTGACTCCTTAaaagtggcaacccattcaacAACCAGCCCAGCCTCCTTCTCTCTGAAGAGGGAGTTAGCTGGCTCCAGCACCTCTGCCAGTTCTCCTGCCCGGGCCCGAGGCCGACCTCGGAAAACTAAGCCTGGCTCTATGCAACCTAGGCACTTGAAATCTCATTCCAAGGGTCAAGGTTCAGAAGAGCCTCAGACCCAGCTTCAGCCGGAGACTCAGTCCCATCCTCAGCTTCAGGCTCATGCCCAGCCCCAGCTTCAGTCCCATCCTCACGCTCATAATGGGTTCCTGGAGCCAGAAGGCTCCCCATTGTCTCTGGGTCAGAGCCAGCATGACCTCAGCCAGTCAGCCTTCCTGTCTTGGCTGAGCCAGACTCAGAACCATGGCTCCCTGCTGAGCAGCTCAGTCCTCACGCCTGATAGCAGTCCCGGAAAACTGGACCCAGCCCCATCACATGCCCCGGAGGAGCCAGAACCTGACGAGACAGAAGCCAGCCCTGATTCTCAAGCTCCCTGGTTTAGTTTCTCAGCCCAGATGCCCTGCAATGCTGTCCCTACACCACCCCCTGCAGTTTCTGAGGACCAGCCCACTCTTTCCCCTCAGCTACCTGCTTCTTCCAAGCCA GTGAGTAGAGCCAGTGCTGCCAACTCCTATTCTCCAGGGCCGTTCTCTTCTACTCCTTTGCTGGGCATAGCTCATAAAAGGCGAGCAGGAGATCCTGGAGAAACACCACAGAGCCCCACAGGGCAGGGACAGCCAAAACGGAGAGGGAGACCTCCCAGTAAGTTCTTCAAACAGATGGAGCAGCGTTACCTGACCCAGCTGACAGCCCAGCCTGTCCCCCCTG AGATGCGCTCTGGCTGGTGGTGGATCCGAGATCCTGAGACATTGGATGCCACGCTCAAGGCCCTGCACCCCCGAGGCATCCGAGAGAAAGCACTTCACAAACACCTAAACAAGCACAGGGACTTCTTACAGGAAGTCTGCCTACGGCCCTCAACAG ACCCCATCTTTGAGCCCAGTCAGCTACCTGCCTTTGAAGAAGGGATCGTGAGCTGGACCCCCAAAGAGAAGACATATGAGACAGACCTGGCTGTCCTTCAGTGGGTGGAGGAGCTGGAACAGCGGGTGATCCTGTCTGATCTGCAGATTCGG GGCTGGACATGTCCCAGCCCAGACTCTACTCGTGAAGACTTGGCCTACTGTGAGCACCTAGCTGATTCCCAGGAGGATATCACCTGGCGGGGTCGAGGCAAGGAAGGTCTGGCACCCCAGCGTAAAACCACCAACCCCCTGGACCTGGCAGTGATGCGACTTGCTGCCCTGGAGCAGAATGTGGAGCGGCGGTACCTGCGGGAGCCCCTGTGGCCAGCTCATGAGGTTGTGCTGGAGAAGGCCCTGCTCAGCACGCCCAGTAGTGCCCCACAGTGTACGCCTGCAGAGAT ATCATACGAGATCACTCCTCGAGTTCGGGCCTGGCGCCAAACGCTAGAGCGATGCCGGAGCGCAGCCCAAGTCTGCTTGTGCCTGGGCCAGCTGGAGAGGTCCATTGCCTGGGAGAAGTCTGTCAACAAAGTG ACCTGTCTAGTCTGCCGGAAGGGTGACAACGATGAGTTTCTTCTACTTTGTGATGGGTGTGACCGTGGCTGCCATATTTACTGCCTTCGGCCCAAGATGGAGGCTGTCCCGGAAGGAGACTGGTTCTGTGCTGTCTGTCTGGCCCAG GTAGAAGGAGAATTGACTCAGAAATCTGGTTTCCCAAAACGAGGCCAGAAGCGGAAAAGCAGTTATGTGCTGACCTTCCCAGAGGGTGACAACCGCCGCCGCCGGCTGCTACCAAGGGGCCGAGAGAGCCCAGCAGTGCCCCGGTACTCAGAGGAAGGGCTGTCCCCCTCGAAGCGGCGGCGCGTCTCCATGCGGAACCATCACAGTGATCTCACGTTCTGCGA GATTATCTTAATGGAGATGGAGTCCCATGATGCAGCTTGGCCTTTCCTGGAGCCTGTGAACCCACGATTGGTGAGTGGGTACCGGCGGATCATCAAAAACCCTATGGATTTTTCCACCATGAGGGAGCGACTGCTCCGGGGAGG GTACACCAGCTCAGAGGAGTTTGCGGCTGATGCACTCCTGGTCTTTGACAATTGCCAGACTTTCAATGAAGATGATTCTGAAGTGGGCAAGGCTGGACACATCATGCGCCGCTTCTTTGAGAGCCGCTGGGAGGAGTTTTATCAGGGAAAACAGGCCAATCTGTGA
- the BAZ2A gene encoding bromodomain adjacent to zinc finger domain protein 2A isoform X5, with amino-acid sequence MCGYNGSVPSVESLHQEVSVLVPDPTVSCLDDPSHLPDQLEDTPILSEVSLEPFNALAPEPVSGGLYGIDDTELMGAEDKLPLEDSPVISALDCPSLNNATAFSLLADDSQTSASLFASPTSPPVLGESVLQDNSFDLNNGSDAEQEEMETQASDFPPLTQPAPDQSSTIQLHPATSPAVSPTASSAISLAVSPAASPEISPAISPAAFPVVSPASSAALPPVSSEVSLTASPVTSPKASPAASPAAVFPTVSPADKDISSVPETTADLEDTTVGVPPSGSGDVLRRRIATPEEVRLPLQHGWRREVRIKKGSHRWQGETWYYGPCGKRMKQFPEVIKYLSRNVVHNVRREHFSFSPRMPVGDFFEERDTPEGLQWVQLSAEEIPSRIQAITGKRGRPRNTEKAKTKEVPKVKRGRGRPPKVKITELLNKTDTRLLKKLEAQETLNEEDKAKMCKIKKKIKQKVQRGECQTTNQGQAKNKRKQETKSLKQKETKKKSKAEKEKVKTKQEKLKEKVKREKKEKVKMKEKEEVAKTKPTGKADKVLATQRRLEERQRQQMILEEMKKPTEDMCLTDHQPLPDFSRIPGLILPSGAFSDCLTIVEFLHSFGKVLGFDPAKDVPSLGVLQEGLLCQGDSLGEVQDLLVRLLKAALCDPGLPSYCQSLKILGEKVSEIPLTRDNVSEILRCFLMAYGVEPALCDSLRTQPFQAQPPQQKAAVLAFLVHELNGSTLIINEIDKTLESMSSYRKNKWIVEGRLRRLKTVLAKRTGRPEVELQGPEEGLGRRRSSRIMEETSGMEEEEEEETAAAVHGRRGRRDGEVDITASSIPELERQIEKLSKRQLFFRKKLLHSSQMLRAVSLGQDRYRRRYWVLPYLTGIFVEGTEGSLVPEDVIKQETDSLKVATHSTTSPASFSLKRELAGSSTSASSPARARGRPRKTKPGSMQPRHLKSHSKGQGSEEPQTQLQPETQSHPQLQAHAQPQLQSHPHAHNGFLEPEGSPLSLGQSQHDLSQSAFLSWLSQTQNHGSLLSSSVLTPDSSPGKLDPAPSHAPEEPEPDETEASPDSQAPWFSFSAQMPCNAVPTPPPAVSEDQPTLSPQLPASSKPVSRASAANSYSPGPFSSTPLLGIAHKRRAGDPGETPQSPTGQGQPKRRGRPPSKFFKQMEQRYLTQLTAQPVPPEMRSGWWWIRDPETLDATLKALHPRGIREKALHKHLNKHRDFLQEVCLRPSTDPIFEPSQLPAFEEGIVSWTPKEKTYETDLAVLQWVEELEQRVILSDLQIRGWTCPSPDSTREDLAYCEHLADSQEDITWRGRGKEGLAPQRKTTNPLDLAVMRLAALEQNVERRYLREPLWPAHEVVLEKALLSTPSSAPQCTPAEISYEITPRVRAWRQTLERCRSAAQVCLCLGQLERSIAWEKSVNKVTCLVCRKGDNDEFLLLCDGCDRGCHIYCLRPKMEAVPEGDWFCAVCLAQQVEGELTQKSGFPKRGQKRKSSYVLTFPEGDNRRRRLLPRGRESPAVPRYSEEGLSPSKRRRVSMRNHHSDLTFCEIILMEMESHDAAWPFLEPVNPRLVSGYRRIIKNPMDFSTMRERLLRGGYTSSEEFAADALLVFDNCQTFNEDDSEVGKAGHIMRRFFESRWEEFYQGKQANL; translated from the exons ATGTGTGGCTACAACGGCTCCGTCCCTTCTGTGGAATCATTACACCAGGAGGTCTCAGTCTTGGTCCCTGATCCCACAGTGAGCTGCTTAGATGATCCTTCGCATCTTCCTGATCAACTGGAAGACACTCCAATCCTCAGTGAAGTCTCTCTTGAGCCCTTCAACGCTCTGGCACCGG AGCCAGTGAGTGGAGGACTCTACGGTATAGATGACACGGAGCTGATGGGTGCAGAGGACAAGCTGCCTCTGGAGGACAGCCCTGTGATATCTGCCCTTGATTGCCCTTCCCTCAATAATGCCACTGCCTTCAGTCTCCTGGCAGATGACAGTCAAACTTCAGCCTCTCTTTTTGCCAGCCCCACCTCTCCACCTGTCCTCGGGGAGTCTGTTCTGCAAG ATAATAGCTTTGACCTGAATAATGGTAGTGATGCAGAACAGGAAGAAATGGAGACTCAGGCTTCAGACTTCCCACCTCTGACCCAGCCAGCCCCTGACCAGTCATCCACTATTCAGCTACATCCAGCAACCTCGCCAGCAGTCTCACCAACAGCCTCCTCAGCAATTTCCCTGGCAGTGTCTCCAGCAGCCTCTCCAGAAATTTCCCCAGCCATCTCCCCAGCAGCCTTCCCAGTGGTCTCTCCAGCTTCCTCAGCAGCACTCCCACCAGTCTCCTCAGAAGTCTCCTTGACAGCCTCCCCAGTGACCTCCCCCAAAGCCTCTCCTGCCGCTTCCCCGGCAGCTGTCTTCCCGACAGTCTCCCCAGCAGACAAGGATATCAGCAGCGTCCCTGAAACAACTGCTGACCTGGAAGACACCACTGTAGGAGTCCCTCCCTCTGGTAGCG GTGATGTCCTGAGGAGACGTATTGCTACCCCAGAAGAAGTTCGTCTTCCCCTCCAACATGG ATGGCGGAGAGAGGTGCGCATCAAGAAGGGCAGCCACCGGTGGCAGGGGGAGACCTGGTATTACGGCCCTTGTGGGAAGAGGATGAAACAGTTCCCGGAAGTGATCAAG TACCTGAGCCGCAACGTGGTACACAACGTCCGTCGGGagcacttcagcttcagtcccCGTATGCCTGTTGGTGATTTCTTTGAAGAGAGAGACACACCAGAG GGCTTGCAGTGGGTACAGCTCTCAGCAGAGGAGATCCCATCCAGGATTCAGGCAATTACTGGGAAACGGGGCCGACCTCGAAACACTGAGAAGGCCAagaccaaggaagtccccaaggTGAAACGGGGCCGTGGTCGGCCACCCAAGGTCAAAATCACTGAGCTGTTGAATAAGACAGACACCCGCCTCCTAAAGAAACTGGAGGCCCAAG AAACACTGAATGAGGAGGATAAAGCAAAGATGTGTAAAATCAAGAAGAAGATAAAGCAGAAGGTGCAGCGGGGAGAGTGTCAGACTACTAACCAAGGGCAG GCCAAAAACAAGAGGAAACAAGAGACCAAGAGCTTAAAGCAGAAGGAAACCAAGAAGAAATCCAAG GCTGAGAAGGAGAAGGTaaaaacaaagcaggaaaaactgaaggaaaaagtcaagagggagaagaaggagaaggtaaaaatgaaggaaaaggaggaggtgGCCAAGACCAAGCCAACGGGTAAAGCAGATAAAGTGCTGGCCACACAGAGGCGCTTGGAGGAGCGGCAGAGGCAGCAGATGATCTTGGAGGAGATGAAGAAGCCCACAGAGGACATGTGTCTGACTGACCACCAG CCGCTGCCTGACTTCTCACGCATCCCTGGTCTGATCCTGCCTAGTGGGGCCTTCTCAGACTGCTTGACCATTGTGGAGTTCCTGCACAGCTTCGGCAAGGTGCTGGGCTTTGACCCTGCCAAAGATGTCCCTAGTCTGGGGGTCCTGCAGGAGGGGCTCCTGTGTCAAGGCGACAGCTTGGGCGAGGTGCAGGATCTCCTGGTGCGACTCCTGAAAgcggctctctgtgaccctggcCTGCCCTCCTATTGTCAG TCCTTAAAGATCTTGGGGGAGAAGGTGTCCGAGATCCCACTAACAAGAGACAATGTGTCTGAGATCCTGCGCTGCTTCCTCATGGCATATGGAGTGGAGCCAGCCCTCTGTGACAGCCTGCGCACCCAGCCTTTTCAAGCCCAGCCACCCCAACAGAAGGCTGCTGTTCTGGCCTTCCTTGTGCATGAGCTCAATGGCTCCACCCTCATCATCAA TGAGATTGACAAGACTCTAGAGAGTATGTCCAGCTACAGGAAAAACAAGTGGATTGTTGAAGGCCGGCTGCGGAG ATTGAAAACTGTTCTGGCCAAGCGAACGGGGCGACCTGAGGTAGAGCTGCAGGGGCCAGAGGAAGGCCTGGGGCGGAGGCGCAGTTCTCGGATCATGGAGGAGACCAGTGGcatggaagaggaggaagaggaggagactgCAGCTGCTGTCCATGGCCGTAGGGGTCGAAGGGATGGAGAG GTTGATATCACAGCATCTAGCATCCCGGAGCTAGAGCGCCAGATAGAAAAACTGAGCAAG CGTCAGCTCTTCTTTCGAAAAAAGCTGCTTCACTCATCCCAGATGCTTCGAGCAGTCTCCTTGGGTCAGGACCGCTACAGACGCCGCTACTGGGTGTTGCCCTACTTGACTGGTATCTTTGTGGAAGGAACAGAGGGAAGCTTAG TTCCTGAGGATGTGATAAAACAGGAAACTGACTCCTTAaaagtggcaacccattcaacAACCAGCCCAGCCTCCTTCTCTCTGAAGAGGGAGTTAGCTGGCTCCAGCACCTCTGCCAGTTCTCCTGCCCGGGCCCGAGGCCGACCTCGGAAAACTAAGCCTGGCTCTATGCAACCTAGGCACTTGAAATCTCATTCCAAGGGTCAAGGTTCAGAAGAGCCTCAGACCCAGCTTCAGCCGGAGACTCAGTCCCATCCTCAGCTTCAGGCTCATGCCCAGCCCCAGCTTCAGTCCCATCCTCACGCTCATAATGGGTTCCTGGAGCCAGAAGGCTCCCCATTGTCTCTGGGTCAGAGCCAGCATGACCTCAGCCAGTCAGCCTTCCTGTCTTGGCTGAGCCAGACTCAGAACCATGGCTCCCTGCTGAGCAGCTCAGTCCTCACGCCTGATAGCAGTCCCGGAAAACTGGACCCAGCCCCATCACATGCCCCGGAGGAGCCAGAACCTGACGAGACAGAAGCCAGCCCTGATTCTCAAGCTCCCTGGTTTAGTTTCTCAGCCCAGATGCCCTGCAATGCTGTCCCTACACCACCCCCTGCAGTTTCTGAGGACCAGCCCACTCTTTCCCCTCAGCTACCTGCTTCTTCCAAGCCA GTGAGTAGAGCCAGTGCTGCCAACTCCTATTCTCCAGGGCCGTTCTCTTCTACTCCTTTGCTGGGCATAGCTCATAAAAGGCGAGCAGGAGATCCTGGAGAAACACCACAGAGCCCCACAGGGCAGGGACAGCCAAAACGGAGAGGGAGACCTCCCAGTAAGTTCTTCAAACAGATGGAGCAGCGTTACCTGACCCAGCTGACAGCCCAGCCTGTCCCCCCTG AGATGCGCTCTGGCTGGTGGTGGATCCGAGATCCTGAGACATTGGATGCCACGCTCAAGGCCCTGCACCCCCGAGGCATCCGAGAGAAAGCACTTCACAAACACCTAAACAAGCACAGGGACTTCTTACAGGAAGTCTGCCTACGGCCCTCAACAG ACCCCATCTTTGAGCCCAGTCAGCTACCTGCCTTTGAAGAAGGGATCGTGAGCTGGACCCCCAAAGAGAAGACATATGAGACAGACCTGGCTGTCCTTCAGTGGGTGGAGGAGCTGGAACAGCGGGTGATCCTGTCTGATCTGCAGATTCGG GGCTGGACATGTCCCAGCCCAGACTCTACTCGTGAAGACTTGGCCTACTGTGAGCACCTAGCTGATTCCCAGGAGGATATCACCTGGCGGGGTCGAGGCAAGGAAGGTCTGGCACCCCAGCGTAAAACCACCAACCCCCTGGACCTGGCAGTGATGCGACTTGCTGCCCTGGAGCAGAATGTGGAGCGGCGGTACCTGCGGGAGCCCCTGTGGCCAGCTCATGAGGTTGTGCTGGAGAAGGCCCTGCTCAGCACGCCCAGTAGTGCCCCACAGTGTACGCCTGCAGAGAT ATCATACGAGATCACTCCTCGAGTTCGGGCCTGGCGCCAAACGCTAGAGCGATGCCGGAGCGCAGCCCAAGTCTGCTTGTGCCTGGGCCAGCTGGAGAGGTCCATTGCCTGGGAGAAGTCTGTCAACAAAGTG ACCTGTCTAGTCTGCCGGAAGGGTGACAACGATGAGTTTCTTCTACTTTGTGATGGGTGTGACCGTGGCTGCCATATTTACTGCCTTCGGCCCAAGATGGAGGCTGTCCCGGAAGGAGACTGGTTCTGTGCTGTCTGTCTGGCCCAG CAGGTAGAAGGAGAATTGACTCAGAAATCTGGTTTCCCAAAACGAGGCCAGAAGCGGAAAAGCAGTTATGTGCTGACCTTCCCAGAGGGTGACAACCGCCGCCGCCGGCTGCTACCAAGGGGCCGAGAGAGCCCAGCAGTGCCCCGGTACTCAGAGGAAGGGCTGTCCCCCTCGAAGCGGCGGCGCGTCTCCATGCGGAACCATCACAGTGATCTCACGTTCTGCGA GATTATCTTAATGGAGATGGAGTCCCATGATGCAGCTTGGCCTTTCCTGGAGCCTGTGAACCCACGATTGGTGAGTGGGTACCGGCGGATCATCAAAAACCCTATGGATTTTTCCACCATGAGGGAGCGACTGCTCCGGGGAGG GTACACCAGCTCAGAGGAGTTTGCGGCTGATGCACTCCTGGTCTTTGACAATTGCCAGACTTTCAATGAAGATGATTCTGAAGTGGGCAAGGCTGGACACATCATGCGCCGCTTCTTTGAGAGCCGCTGGGAGGAGTTTTATCAGGGAAAACAGGCCAATCTGTGA